The following is a genomic window from Geobacillus subterraneus.
CCCTGCTTCTGGGCGTGAGCGGGTGAATCAGTCTTTGCCGCCGGTCTCCTTTGCCTTTCTTTGCAAATAGTATTGTCCGCGATGCGGTATTGTTTAAGAGCGGACTGTTGACATCTGACTATTTGGTCATTAACATATAGTTTGTGACTATGAAGTCAGTAAAGAGTAAAGGGGAGAAGCGCGTGAGGAAAGTCATTCAGTTTTCGCTCAATAATCAGCTCGCCGTTTGGATTTTGACGATCATTGTTACTGTGGCCGGGTTGTATTCGGGAATGAACATGAAGCTTGAAACGATCCCGAACATTAACGTTCCGTTCATCTCCGTCTCGACGGTCTATCCGGGGGCGACGCCGGAAGAAGTGGCCAAGAAGGTGACGGAGCCGATTGAACAGCGGGTGGAACATTTGGACGGCGTCGCGGTTGTCCGTTCCTCTTCCTTTCAACATGCATCGTTTGTGCAAATTGAATATGAGTTCGACAAGGACATGGAAAAAGCACAAAACGAAGTGAAGGAGGCGCTCAGTCATCTGAAGCTGCCTGATGGGGCGCAGGAGCCAGACGTTTCGCGCATTAGCTTTTCCGCTTTTCCGGTCATCTCCGTAAGCATCACCCATCCAAATGTATCGTTGGCCGAGCTGACGGAAACGGTTGAGCGTCATGTCGTTCCGGAGCTAGAGGGCATCGACGGCGTCGATTCGGTGGAAGTCGCCGGCCAGCAAACGCAAGAAGTGACCATTCGGTTCGATGAACAGAAGTTGCGGCAGTACGGGCTGACTGAACAATCGGTCATCAACGTCATTCAAGCTTCCGCCGTTTCGCTTCCGCTCGGGCTGTACACGTTTGGCGATGCGGAAAAATCGGTCGTCATTGACGGGCGCATCGTCACGGTCGATGATTTAAAAGCGCTCCGCATCCCGATCGCCCCTGCTACGGGAGCAGAACAGTCAGCGATGACAGGCGGCGGAGGAATGGGGGCAGCCGGTCACATGCAAGGAATGACGGCAGGTCAAGGAGCAACGTCCCAAACGCAAGGTGCCGCTTCCGGCCGGCAAGGGCAGATGACGGGAGGAGCGGGAAACGGCGCGTTCGGCCAAGCGGGCGGATCTGTGGCCATTCCTTCTGTTCCGCTGCGCGAGCTTGCTGAGGTGGAAGTCGTCGCCAAAGCGGAATCGATTTCGCGGACGAACGGTGAACCGTCAATCGGCGTGCAAATCGTGAAAGCGCAAGATGCCAATACAGTCACCGTCGTTAACGCCGTCAAGGAAAAAATTAAAGATCTTGAGAAGCGCTATGACGGGTTGCGCATCATCACCGTGTTTGACCAAGGGAAGCCGATTGAAGATTCGGTGAACACGATGGTGGACAAAGCGGTGTTTGGCGCGCTGTTTGCAGTCGCTGTCATTTTCCTGTTTTTGCGTAACGTCCGCACGACGTTGATTTCCATCGTGTCGATTCCGCTGTCGTTGCTGATGGCGATTTTGCTGCTGCATGAGATGGATATTACGCTCAATCTCATGACGCTTGGCGCCATGACGGTGGCGATCGGCCGTGTCATCGACGATTCGATCGTTGTGGTGGAAAACATTTACCGACGCATGACATTGCCGGATGAACCGCTCACGGGAAAAGAGCTGATCGTCTCGGCGACGAAAGAAATGTTTATCCCGATCGCGTCGTCGACGATTGTAACGGTGGCCGTCTTTTTGCCGCTCGGATTGGTCAAAGGGATGGTCGGTGAATTGTTTTTGCCGTTTGCGCTGACGATCGTGTTTGCGCTGCTCGCCTCGCTGATTGTCGCTGTCACTGTTGTTCCGGCGCTGGCTCACTGGCTGTTTGGCAACGGCGTGGCCGCGAAACGCGCCCGGGCCAAGGAACGAAAAAGCATCCTGGCGTCTTGGTATAAAACGGTGCTCCGTTGGTCGTTGGATCATAAACTCATTGTGAGCGGCGCAGCGGTGTTATTGCTTGTCGCAAGTTTGTTCCTCGTCCCGTATGTCGGGGTCAGCTTCTTGCCGTCCGATGAGCAAAAAATGATCGTTGCCACGTACAGTCCTGCACCGGGACAAACGGTGGATCAAGTGGAACGCATCGCGAAAGAAGTGGAGGCGTTTTTCAAGAAGCGCGAAGGGGTAAAGAACATTCAACTGTCTGTCGGCGGGGACAACCCGATGAACCCGGGTCAGGACAATGCCGCGCTGTTTTATGTCGAGTATGACCCCGATGTGGAAAATTTTGCCGAAGAGAAGGAAAAAGTGATGAAGGCGCTTGGTGAGCGCGGAGACAAAGGGGAATGGCAAAGCCAGGACGTTTCCGGCACCGGGGCATCCAATGTGATTGAGCTTAACGTGTATGGAGATCGAATGGAAGAGATCGAGCCGATTGTGGAGAACGTAGCGGACATTTTGCGCGATCATGATGAGCTGACGAATGTGAAAACAAGCATGTCCGCCCGGTTTGAAGAATATGCGCTTGTCGCCGACCAGAAAAAATTAAGTGAATTCGGACTGACTGCTGCGCAAATCGCCGCAGCGTTGTCCGAGAATGGCGAGCGCCAAGCGATTGCGACGGTCAAGCAAGATGGGGAAGACCTCAACGTCTACATTGCGGCTGAAAAAGAGCAATACGATGATATTCGTGATTTGATGAAGAAAACGATTGTGTCGCCGCTTGGTATCCAAGTGCCGATTGAAGATGTGGCCGAGTTGAAAAAAGGGCATACGTACAGCGAAATTCAACGCTATGACGGCCGGGTATACGCGAGCGTGTCGGCGGAAGTGAAAACGAAAGACGTCGCCGCTGTGTCGGCGGACGTGCAAAAGGCCATCGACAAGCTGCGCGTTCCATCCAATGTCGATATCCACATGGGAGGAGTCACCGAAGATATCGAAGAGGCGTTCACCCAGCTCGGGCTCGCGATGCTCGCCGCCGTAGCGATCGTCTATTTTGTGCTTGTCGTCACGTTTGGCGGCGGGTTGGCGCCGTTTGCGATTTTGTTCTCGCTGCCGTTTACCGTCATTGGTGCGCTCCTGGCTCTGTTTATTGCTGACGAAACCATCAGCATTTCAGCGCTGATCGGTATGTTGATGTTGATTGGCATCGTGGTCACGAACGCCATCGTTTTGATTGACCGCGTCATTCATAAAGAACGCGACGGACTGTCGACGCGCGAAGCGCTTTTGGAAGCGGCCGGGACGCGCTTGCGCCCGATCTTAATGACAGCCATTGCGACTGTCGGCGCGTTGCTCCCGCTCGCGTTTGGAATGGAAGGCGGGGCGTTGATTTCCAAAGGACTCGGCGTGACCGTCATCGGTGGATTGACAAGTTCTACCCTTTTAACGCTCATCATCGTCCCGATCGTTTATGAGACATTGATGAAATGGAAGAAAAAAGGAGCTTCAAGAAGCGAGTGACAGGCGCTCGCGTCTT
Proteins encoded in this region:
- a CDS encoding efflux RND transporter permease subunit, with the translated sequence MRKVIQFSLNNQLAVWILTIIVTVAGLYSGMNMKLETIPNINVPFISVSTVYPGATPEEVAKKVTEPIEQRVEHLDGVAVVRSSSFQHASFVQIEYEFDKDMEKAQNEVKEALSHLKLPDGAQEPDVSRISFSAFPVISVSITHPNVSLAELTETVERHVVPELEGIDGVDSVEVAGQQTQEVTIRFDEQKLRQYGLTEQSVINVIQASAVSLPLGLYTFGDAEKSVVIDGRIVTVDDLKALRIPIAPATGAEQSAMTGGGGMGAAGHMQGMTAGQGATSQTQGAASGRQGQMTGGAGNGAFGQAGGSVAIPSVPLRELAEVEVVAKAESISRTNGEPSIGVQIVKAQDANTVTVVNAVKEKIKDLEKRYDGLRIITVFDQGKPIEDSVNTMVDKAVFGALFAVAVIFLFLRNVRTTLISIVSIPLSLLMAILLLHEMDITLNLMTLGAMTVAIGRVIDDSIVVVENIYRRMTLPDEPLTGKELIVSATKEMFIPIASSTIVTVAVFLPLGLVKGMVGELFLPFALTIVFALLASLIVAVTVVPALAHWLFGNGVAAKRARAKERKSILASWYKTVLRWSLDHKLIVSGAAVLLLVASLFLVPYVGVSFLPSDEQKMIVATYSPAPGQTVDQVERIAKEVEAFFKKREGVKNIQLSVGGDNPMNPGQDNAALFYVEYDPDVENFAEEKEKVMKALGERGDKGEWQSQDVSGTGASNVIELNVYGDRMEEIEPIVENVADILRDHDELTNVKTSMSARFEEYALVADQKKLSEFGLTAAQIAAALSENGERQAIATVKQDGEDLNVYIAAEKEQYDDIRDLMKKTIVSPLGIQVPIEDVAELKKGHTYSEIQRYDGRVYASVSAEVKTKDVAAVSADVQKAIDKLRVPSNVDIHMGGVTEDIEEAFTQLGLAMLAAVAIVYFVLVVTFGGGLAPFAILFSLPFTVIGALLALFIADETISISALIGMLMLIGIVVTNAIVLIDRVIHKERDGLSTREALLEAAGTRLRPILMTAIATVGALLPLAFGMEGGALISKGLGVTVIGGLTSSTLLTLIIVPIVYETLMKWKKKGASRSE